A portion of the Thunnus albacares chromosome 23, fThuAlb1.1, whole genome shotgun sequence genome contains these proteins:
- the LOC122975039 gene encoding peroxisomal succinyl-coenzyme A thioesterase-like isoform X1 gives MSQTIPPILSVLPTRALVDEKFKVLVENLPAGSPVTVHALHHSEDKDYWEAYAHYISDHKGTVSVAEDLSFGGTYTGKEPMGLLWSMRPVPGSQKGLRLRKMDVHSPMLVNISVYSGHIAEGFREQPPLASALTERWYMAPGVRRIDIREKGVRGTLFIPPGPGPFPGLMDMWGGSGGLMEYRSALLASHGYVSLALQYFSPGELKSAELEFKYFEAAFNIVKDHPQVIPDRVGIFGLSIGAIVTMYLAAESTIIKPRCCVCVSGSHCFPRGENLTIFDQTIIRNFHKVRVDENDYQIWRDLILPITSDLSLKVDMGKITCPMLLVNGHDDQSVATLECAEDITQMMHAAGNDHLLTRVHYPDTGHLIEPPYSPHFRATKYLVDTTKAKVTLLWGGQTKPHSDAQEDSWRKILAFLQQHLYSTSSPKAKM, from the exons ATGTCCCAGACTATCCCTCCGATCCTCTCCGTCCTCCCCACTCGGGCTCTGGTCGATGAGAAGTTCAAGGTGTTGGTGGAGAATCTGCCTGCAGGATCTCCAGTAACTGTTCACGCCCTCCACCACTCTGAGGACAAGGACTACTGGGAGGCCTATGCCCACTACATCAGTGACCATAAAGGAACAGTGTCTG TTGCAGAGGATTTGAGTTTTGGCGGGACATACACAGGAAAAGAGCCCATGGGTTTGTTGTGGAGTATGCGTCCTGTCCCAGGCAGTCAAAAAGGCCTCAG GTTGAGAAAGATGGACGTCCACAGCCCCATGCTGGTCAACATCTCGGTCTACAGTGGACACATAGCTGAGGGCTTCAGGGAGCAGCCTCCTCTGGCCTCAGCGCTCACTGAGAGATGGTACATGGCTCCAGGGGTCCGGAGGATTGATATCAGGGAGAAAGGAGTGCGAGGGACTCTCTTTATACCTCCAG GTCCAGGACCCTTCCCTGGGCTGATGGATATGTGGGGAGGAAGTGGAGGGCTGATGGAGTATCGTTCGGCCTTGCTGGCGTCCCATGGTTATGTATCTTTGGCGCTGCAGTATTTCTCCCCCGGTGAGCTGAAGTCAGCAGAGCTAGAGTTCAAATATTTTGag GCGGCATTTAATATTGTCAAGGATCATCCTCAAGTGATCCCAGACAGAGTTGGAATTTTTGGTCTTTCCATTGGCGCGATTGTGACCATGTATTTGGCAGCTGAGAGCACCATTATCAAG CCTcgatgttgtgtttgtgtcagtggcAGCCACTGTTTTCCACGTGGGGAAAACCTCACCATATTTGATCAAACTATTATCAG GAATTTTCACAAGGTACGTGTGGATGAGAACGACTATCAGATATGGCGAGATTTAATTCTACCAATTACCAGTGACCTCTCTCTGAAAGTGGAC ATGGGAAAAATAACCTGTCCAATGTTGTTGGTCAATGGTCATGATGATCAGAGCGTAGCTACATTGGAGTGTGCTGAGGat ATCACCCAGATGATGCATGCAGCAGGGAACGATCACCTGCTGACCAGAGTGCATTACCCTGACACTGGACATCTGATTGAGCCGCCCTACTCGCCTCACTTCAGAGCTACTAAGTATTTAGTGGACACCACAAAAGCCAAAG TGACTTTACTGTGGGGAGGACAAACCAAACCCCATTCAGATGCTCAGGAGGACTCCTGGAGGAAGATCTTGGCTTTTCTACAGCAGCATCTTTACTCCACTTCAAGTCCCAAAGCCAAGATGTGA
- the LOC122975039 gene encoding peroxisomal succinyl-coenzyme A thioesterase-like isoform X2 — protein sequence MSQTIPPILSVLPTRALVDEKFKVLVENLPAGSPVTVHALHHSEDKDYWEAYAHYISDHKGTVSVAEDLSFGGTYTGKEPMGLLWSMRPVPGSQKGLRLRKMDVHSPMLVNISVYSGHIAEGFREQPPLASALTERWYMAPGVRRIDIREKGVRGTLFIPPGPGPFPGLMDMWGGSGGLMEYRSALLASHGYVSLALQYFSPGELKSAELEFKYFEAAFNIVKDHPQVIPDRVGIFGLSIGAIVTMYLAAESTIIKPRCCVCVSGSHCFPRGENLTIFDQTIIRNFHKVRVDENDYQIWRDLILPITSDLSLKVDMGKITCPMLLVNGHDDQSVATLECAEDITQMMHAAGNDHLLTRVHYPDTGHLIEPPYSPHFRATKYLVDTTKAKDEMHQKHAIL from the exons ATGTCCCAGACTATCCCTCCGATCCTCTCCGTCCTCCCCACTCGGGCTCTGGTCGATGAGAAGTTCAAGGTGTTGGTGGAGAATCTGCCTGCAGGATCTCCAGTAACTGTTCACGCCCTCCACCACTCTGAGGACAAGGACTACTGGGAGGCCTATGCCCACTACATCAGTGACCATAAAGGAACAGTGTCTG TTGCAGAGGATTTGAGTTTTGGCGGGACATACACAGGAAAAGAGCCCATGGGTTTGTTGTGGAGTATGCGTCCTGTCCCAGGCAGTCAAAAAGGCCTCAG GTTGAGAAAGATGGACGTCCACAGCCCCATGCTGGTCAACATCTCGGTCTACAGTGGACACATAGCTGAGGGCTTCAGGGAGCAGCCTCCTCTGGCCTCAGCGCTCACTGAGAGATGGTACATGGCTCCAGGGGTCCGGAGGATTGATATCAGGGAGAAAGGAGTGCGAGGGACTCTCTTTATACCTCCAG GTCCAGGACCCTTCCCTGGGCTGATGGATATGTGGGGAGGAAGTGGAGGGCTGATGGAGTATCGTTCGGCCTTGCTGGCGTCCCATGGTTATGTATCTTTGGCGCTGCAGTATTTCTCCCCCGGTGAGCTGAAGTCAGCAGAGCTAGAGTTCAAATATTTTGag GCGGCATTTAATATTGTCAAGGATCATCCTCAAGTGATCCCAGACAGAGTTGGAATTTTTGGTCTTTCCATTGGCGCGATTGTGACCATGTATTTGGCAGCTGAGAGCACCATTATCAAG CCTcgatgttgtgtttgtgtcagtggcAGCCACTGTTTTCCACGTGGGGAAAACCTCACCATATTTGATCAAACTATTATCAG GAATTTTCACAAGGTACGTGTGGATGAGAACGACTATCAGATATGGCGAGATTTAATTCTACCAATTACCAGTGACCTCTCTCTGAAAGTGGAC ATGGGAAAAATAACCTGTCCAATGTTGTTGGTCAATGGTCATGATGATCAGAGCGTAGCTACATTGGAGTGTGCTGAGGat ATCACCCAGATGATGCATGCAGCAGGGAACGATCACCTGCTGACCAGAGTGCATTACCCTGACACTGGACATCTGATTGAGCCGCCCTACTCGCCTCACTTCAGAGCTACTAAGTATTTAGTGGACACCACAAAAGCCAAAG ATGAAATGCATCAGAAACACGCGATACTGTAA